In a genomic window of Acidilobus saccharovorans 345-15:
- a CDS encoding glycosyltransferase family 4 protein, with protein sequence MRIVVARRDSLTHMDGVTRFTATLAKGLALLGHRVALMSWGLLDAPNGYSDFNDYLKGVYGIESIDVLTIRGHVSSHPEPRVSIDWLLRGSRVLREWDADAIIISGVAPLTFRPRVAVLHNVTRLRSRVARWLYRRLYKSYDVVVCVSKKSSSEALSAGVRCGRVIYNPVDLKPFRPRGDREPLVVHIGTRGEKNVDISIHAVKMMRDRGYNLRLAVIGPGASNSVKNFLGEVPEWVLPLDNASEEVKADMLSRSKALLLPSSYETFSYVAVEAMASGTPPIVSEAVPEEVVMDGVNGLRVPELRPEAFAEALARLINDEDLWWRLSEAGVNWAKRYDYMTVAKEYESLLHEIINKG encoded by the coding sequence GTGAGGATAGTGGTTGCTAGGAGGGATTCACTGACTCACATGGATGGCGTCACAAGGTTCACGGCGACCCTGGCTAAGGGCCTGGCCCTCCTTGGCCACAGGGTCGCGCTGATGAGCTGGGGCCTGCTGGACGCGCCAAATGGCTACAGCGACTTTAACGACTACCTTAAGGGAGTTTATGGTATAGAGTCTATTGACGTCTTGACCATACGAGGCCACGTAAGCTCTCACCCGGAGCCGCGCGTGTCCATTGACTGGCTCCTCAGGGGGAGTAGGGTCCTCAGGGAGTGGGACGCCGACGCCATTATAATTAGCGGCGTCGCCCCCTTAACCTTCAGGCCAAGGGTGGCTGTGCTTCATAATGTGACAAGGCTTCGCTCCAGGGTCGCGAGGTGGCTTTATAGGAGGCTTTACAAATCCTATGATGTTGTAGTGTGCGTCTCCAAAAAGTCCAGCTCAGAGGCGTTATCAGCTGGCGTCAGGTGTGGCAGGGTAATCTACAACCCAGTTGACCTGAAGCCCTTTAGGCCAAGAGGTGACAGGGAGCCGCTGGTTGTCCATATAGGAACCAGGGGTGAGAAGAACGTCGACATAAGCATTCACGCGGTTAAAATGATGAGGGACAGGGGCTATAACTTAAGGCTGGCGGTAATAGGCCCCGGCGCCTCAAATTCTGTAAAAAACTTCTTAGGTGAAGTGCCCGAGTGGGTCCTGCCTCTTGACAATGCCAGTGAGGAAGTCAAGGCTGACATGCTTTCGAGGTCAAAGGCCCTGTTGCTGCCGTCTAGCTATGAGACCTTTTCTTACGTAGCAGTTGAGGCCATGGCAAGCGGAACGCCTCCCATCGTCTCCGAGGCCGTCCCTGAAGAAGTAGTTATGGATGGCGTCAACGGGCTAAGGGTCCCAGAGCTGAGGCCTGAGGCATTTGCGGAGGCCCTGGCGAGACTCATTAACGACGAGGACCTCTGGTGGAGGCTTAGTGAGGCAGGGGTCAATTGGGCTAAGCGGTATGATTACATGACTGTGGCTAAGGAGTACGAGTCCCTGCTCCACGAAATTATCAATAAGGGCTAA
- a CDS encoding glycosyltransferase family 2 protein, with product MSSKGLISVIVTAYNRKQYLPHALRSLEAQTLPRDRFEVIVVKNFEDPVSDSIIRRNGWKEVYSDEQYQGRFLLAGLEEAKGDIITFLDDDDMYREDRLEKVYTTFKSVTDVVYFYNSQKPIDEQGNILYTQLKSSATERLYLVKSRALLKVNQRLGLCLFEEPSLIRVIGLHDFNSSSMAIGKAVLEDYKENLRSLKLALDFFIGSVARNSEGLLAIYMGQLTYYRLHQKNTSSFSNAWKERSKRLEALYREALYQIFYINGNQLIGNLYPKSCRCNRYRLFAVGSKLHLYAIPLKELRYVYNEFPTSLKELYGYLRCAIKLKQLHDENKARAAMSSIILTFGSLLLWIGGYMPITPLRRSLYDLAGGVTRKIYYAI from the coding sequence TTGAGCTCAAAAGGCCTGATCTCCGTTATTGTCACCGCCTACAACAGGAAACAGTACCTTCCCCACGCGCTGCGAAGCCTCGAGGCGCAGACCCTCCCCAGGGACAGGTTCGAGGTAATTGTGGTCAAGAACTTCGAGGATCCAGTTAGCGACAGCATAATTCGCAGGAACGGCTGGAAGGAAGTCTACAGCGACGAGCAGTACCAGGGCAGGTTCCTATTAGCGGGCCTCGAGGAGGCAAAGGGCGACATAATAACCTTCCTGGATGACGACGACATGTACAGGGAGGACAGGCTCGAGAAGGTCTACACTACTTTTAAATCTGTTACTGACGTTGTCTATTTCTACAACTCACAAAAACCTATTGATGAACAAGGGAACATCCTATATACTCAACTGAAATCCTCGGCTACAGAAAGGCTTTATTTAGTAAAGTCTAGAGCTCTTCTAAAAGTCAACCAAAGACTTGGCCTATGCCTTTTTGAAGAGCCCTCCCTTATTAGGGTGATCGGGCTTCACGATTTTAACAGCAGCTCTATGGCTATCGGAAAAGCCGTGCTAGAGGATTACAAGGAGAACCTAAGATCACTTAAACTAGCTCTTGACTTCTTTATAGGCTCGGTAGCTAGGAACTCTGAGGGCCTACTTGCTATATATATGGGACAACTAACCTACTATAGGCTTCATCAAAAAAATACATCGTCTTTCAGCAATGCATGGAAGGAACGTAGTAAACGCTTAGAAGCCTTATACAGGGAGGCTCTCTATCAAATCTTTTATATTAATGGCAATCAACTTATAGGGAACCTTTACCCAAAGAGTTGCAGGTGTAACAGGTATAGACTGTTTGCCGTAGGTAGTAAACTTCACCTTTACGCTATACCTCTTAAAGAGCTGCGTTACGTCTATAACGAGTTCCCGACATCGTTGAAGGAGCTATATGGTTACCTCAGATGCGCCATAAAGCTTAAGCAGTTACATGATGAAAACAAAGCTAGGGCTGCGATGAGCTCGATCATATTAACGTTTGGGTCGCTCTTATTATGGATCGGAGGCTATATGCCCATCACGCCCTTAAGGAGATCGCTATATGATCTTGCAGGAGGCGTTACTAGGAAGATTTACTACGCCATATAG
- a CDS encoding glycosyltransferase family 4 protein has product MRIVHVVHSYWPAAGGIENVVRALAEGMASRGHEVHVVTAAYGGRPREEVVNGVHVHRAKSIRLGFPDLTYPLYVPRELLRSADIVHGHSQNSLFTVKILEEAKGLGAKTALHFMAVDSLGDHPNPLVRLIGPLYGRRNVRVALKASDLRLVKSHRDAELLRARYGVETVYVPDGVDERLLTMPNMAEKFRERFGVHDPFVVYVGRLHRLKGVDVLIRAMTVVKRESPELKAVVVGPGDQGPYLALAERLGVRDRVLFTGYVDEEAKVGAIDASLALALPSVSDYAEAFSLAITEAWARGKPVIASAVGEVPYRVKNMVNGLLVPPRDPRALAEAILLLARDPSLGGKLGAEGSKSVLSWSEVIDHLLRIYQA; this is encoded by the coding sequence TTGAGGATAGTTCACGTGGTTCACAGCTACTGGCCCGCAGCAGGCGGGATTGAGAACGTCGTGAGGGCCTTAGCTGAAGGCATGGCCTCGAGGGGCCACGAGGTCCACGTTGTAACGGCAGCTTACGGGGGCAGGCCCAGGGAGGAGGTCGTTAATGGGGTTCACGTGCACAGGGCCAAGTCTATTAGGCTTGGCTTCCCTGACCTGACGTACCCCCTCTATGTGCCCAGGGAGCTGCTCAGGTCAGCTGACATAGTTCACGGGCACAGCCAGAACAGCCTCTTCACGGTAAAAATCCTGGAGGAGGCGAAGGGCCTCGGCGCTAAGACAGCGCTGCACTTCATGGCGGTTGACTCCCTGGGGGACCACCCAAACCCCCTGGTGAGGCTCATAGGCCCGCTTTACGGCAGGAGGAACGTCAGGGTCGCCCTTAAGGCCAGTGACCTCAGGCTGGTCAAGAGCCACAGGGACGCTGAGTTGCTAAGGGCAAGGTATGGGGTTGAAACGGTTTACGTGCCAGACGGCGTCGACGAGAGGCTCCTGACAATGCCCAACATGGCTGAGAAGTTCAGGGAGAGGTTCGGGGTTCACGACCCGTTCGTGGTCTACGTGGGGAGGCTGCACAGGCTCAAGGGCGTGGACGTGCTCATAAGGGCCATGACTGTTGTAAAGAGGGAGTCACCAGAGCTCAAGGCAGTGGTCGTGGGGCCGGGGGACCAGGGGCCTTACCTGGCGCTCGCCGAGAGGCTCGGGGTCAGGGACAGGGTGCTCTTCACCGGCTACGTTGACGAGGAGGCAAAGGTTGGGGCCATAGACGCGTCCCTGGCCCTCGCGCTGCCGAGCGTCAGCGACTACGCCGAGGCCTTCTCCCTGGCAATAACTGAGGCCTGGGCCAGGGGCAAACCAGTCATAGCGTCCGCGGTCGGCGAGGTGCCATACAGGGTCAAGAACATGGTCAACGGCCTCCTGGTCCCCCCTAGGGACCCACGGGCCTTGGCTGAGGCCATACTTTTATTAGCACGCGACCCCTCGCTGGGGGGGAAGCTAGGAGCAGAAGGGAGTAAATCGGTATTGTCATGGAGCGAAGTTATAGACCATCTATTGCGTATATATCAAGCTTGA
- a CDS encoding glycosyltransferase family 4 protein, whose translation MQVSPFYSPVVGGVEEVVRRIAEYMASRGHEVHVVTYNRLRSDGLGSLPREEVINGVHVIRLRPRFTWSHGSYSPELPDVIRSLRPDVVHVHVWRHPHVFQVARLKGELGFTAVLHGHSPFHTLSQLGLVTWLYHRLADAFGRGALAAYDAYIALTSYESRVVQGLGLDEGKIHVIPNGIDEDRCSADLDSRSGSAVLYLGRVSKSKNLGLLAKSMEYVRGKAKEVKLVIAGPDEGLVNEVISYVRSHGVKAEYLGAVSEGEKHRLYSASDVYAFPSTFEPFGITLLEAEAHGTPPVITGQGGQVEVAPPGVVGLWARPKPRDFGEAIAELLTNESLRRKLAYQARQWSQRFTWGRLLPKYEELYGKLTA comes from the coding sequence GTGCAAGTCTCGCCGTTCTACTCGCCTGTCGTGGGCGGCGTGGAGGAGGTAGTGAGGAGAATAGCTGAGTACATGGCCTCAAGGGGCCACGAGGTCCACGTAGTAACGTATAACAGGCTCAGGTCGGACGGCCTCGGCTCGCTGCCAAGGGAGGAGGTAATCAACGGGGTCCACGTGATAAGGCTGAGGCCAAGGTTTACCTGGAGCCACGGCTCGTACAGCCCTGAGCTTCCTGACGTAATAAGGTCCCTGAGGCCCGACGTAGTTCACGTGCACGTATGGAGGCACCCCCACGTCTTCCAGGTGGCTAGGCTCAAGGGAGAGCTCGGTTTCACTGCTGTGCTTCACGGCCACTCCCCCTTTCACACGCTAAGCCAGCTGGGCCTCGTCACCTGGCTTTACCACAGGCTGGCTGACGCCTTCGGCAGGGGCGCCCTGGCTGCGTATGATGCGTATATCGCGCTGACCTCCTATGAGTCCAGGGTAGTTCAGGGGCTTGGCCTGGACGAGGGGAAGATTCATGTCATACCAAACGGGATCGACGAGGACAGGTGCAGCGCCGACTTAGACTCGAGGAGCGGCTCCGCGGTGCTATACCTTGGGAGGGTGAGCAAGTCCAAGAACTTGGGGCTCCTGGCCAAGTCTATGGAGTACGTCAGGGGCAAGGCAAAGGAGGTGAAGCTGGTCATCGCGGGCCCGGACGAGGGCCTGGTTAATGAAGTTATCAGCTACGTCAGGTCCCACGGAGTTAAGGCAGAGTACCTTGGAGCCGTCAGCGAGGGCGAGAAGCACAGGCTCTACTCTGCAAGCGACGTCTACGCCTTCCCGTCTACCTTTGAGCCCTTCGGGATAACGCTCCTGGAGGCTGAGGCTCATGGCACGCCGCCAGTCATAACTGGGCAGGGAGGGCAGGTGGAGGTTGCCCCTCCAGGCGTCGTAGGCCTGTGGGCTAGGCCTAAGCCAAGGGACTTCGGCGAGGCCATAGCTGAGCTGCTTACCAATGAGAGCCTAAGGAGGAAGCTAGCCTATCAGGCCAGGCAGTGGTCCCAGAGGTTCACGTGGGGCAGGCTGCTCCCCAAGTATGAGGAACTTTACGGAAAGCTTACGGCATAG
- a CDS encoding glycosyltransferase family A protein, giving the protein MSSGELISVIVTAHNRKQYLPYALRSLEAQTLPRDRFEVIVVKNFDDKESDEIILRNGWKNIITDVVPLGGKIAIGLEEARGDVVTFLEDDDMYFPERLSVVYKAFADLPGLIYLHNGQEVIDEGGSSLGPLQGLSHDVVIPLPPTEVACYAALVNPGGFHNNSSIAARRHVLEGGPLRYVRSSPDLAALASALRRGRGLLLLMGRPLTYWRVHTGATTSHSYSSRSGDMASSLRALARSYYAWALDAHLVKSYLAGTPCERYVEHLEAFRAVEIASMPSWAAGQRLTVTLYRRLRQAQALRRLGSVSARNYLVMVADSLMSKAPDRLRELYWKARWLAGGQ; this is encoded by the coding sequence TTGAGCTCAGGAGAGCTGATTTCCGTCATAGTGACAGCGCATAACAGAAAGCAGTACCTGCCCTACGCGCTGCGAAGCCTCGAGGCCCAGACCCTCCCCAGGGACAGGTTCGAGGTAATAGTTGTCAAGAACTTTGATGACAAAGAGAGCGACGAGATAATTCTCAGGAACGGCTGGAAGAACATAATCACTGACGTAGTGCCCCTCGGGGGCAAGATAGCGATTGGCCTCGAGGAGGCCAGGGGGGACGTGGTGACTTTCCTTGAGGACGACGACATGTACTTCCCTGAGAGGCTCTCGGTGGTTTACAAGGCATTCGCTGACCTCCCAGGGCTCATATACCTTCACAACGGCCAGGAGGTCATTGACGAGGGCGGCTCCAGCCTGGGACCCCTTCAGGGCCTCAGTCATGACGTGGTGATCCCGCTGCCCCCCACGGAGGTCGCCTGCTACGCGGCCCTAGTTAACCCCGGGGGCTTCCACAACAACAGCTCAATAGCGGCCAGGAGGCATGTCCTTGAGGGCGGTCCCCTGAGGTATGTCCGTTCGTCGCCCGACCTCGCCGCGCTGGCCTCTGCGCTCCGCCGCGGCAGGGGCCTCCTCCTGCTCATGGGCAGGCCGCTGACCTACTGGAGGGTCCACACGGGGGCCACCACGTCGCACTCGTACTCCTCAAGGTCGGGCGACATGGCAAGCTCGCTGAGGGCCCTGGCAAGGTCATACTACGCCTGGGCCCTCGACGCCCACCTAGTCAAGTCGTACCTGGCCGGCACCCCGTGCGAGAGGTACGTAGAGCACCTTGAGGCCTTCAGGGCCGTTGAGATCGCCTCCATGCCCTCCTGGGCCGCCGGCCAGAGGCTCACGGTCACGCTGTATCGCAGGCTCCGGCAGGCCCAGGCCCTGAGGAGGCTGGGCTCGGTGAGCGCAAGGAACTACCTTGTGATGGTGGCGGACTCCCTCATGTCAAAGGCGCCTGACAGGCTAAGGGAGCTGTACTGGAAAGCCAGGTGGCTGGCCGGCGGACAATAA